TGCCCCTTTGCGTATACTTACAATCGTATATTTATAACGAAATGAAAAGGGTAATGTGTGGATGAGGAGTAGTACCCGAGTAAGAACCTTTCAGAGAGTCAACGGTTGGTGGGAGTTGACAGGTTACATACGGTGAACTCACCTCTGAACAGTTGCGGGGATTTTGGTACCTGTAAACGTCTCGTCCTCGTTATCGGACGTTCGAGTGGGCAGACAAAATCTGTCAAGCAGGGTGGTACCGCGGGAATTGACATCAAACCTCTCGTCCCTAGCATGTTTTGCAGGGCGAGGGGTTTTATTATGTGGTGGAATGGGGGCAATCCGGATGAGTGAAAGAAAATATGCTCCGGGCGAAATCGAGAAAAAGTGGCAGGAACAATGGGAAACGAACGGAATTTACAAAACGAAAGAAGCGACCGATAATCCGTATTTTTATTGTTTGGAGATGTTCCCGTACCCGTCCGGACGTCTTCACATGGGGCATGTGCGGGTCTATTCGATCGGTGACGTCGTTGCCCGTTTTAAACGGATGCAGGGATTTAACGTACTGCATCCGATGGGCTGGGATGCGTTTGGTATGCCGGCTGAAAACGCTGCCATCAAGAACAAAAGCCATCCGGCACCGTGGACATATGACAATATTGATTTTATGCGGAAACAGCAAAAAGAATTAGGGGTATCATACGATTGGGATCTGGAAGTGACCACCTGCCGTCCGGATTACTATAAATGGACGCAGTGGTTGTTCCTGCTGTTTTATAAAAGAGGACTTGCCTACAAGAAAAAAGGGGCGGTTAACTGGTGCCCCGAGTGTGCCACCGTACTGGCCAATGAGCAGGTGGAAGAGGGCTGCTGCTGGCGCTGCGGCACGGAAGTGGTGAAAAAAGATCTTGAACAATGGTATCTGCGAATTACCGATTATGCGGAGCGGTTGTTGACCGATTTGGACAAACTGTCCGGTTGGCCTGAGCGGGTAAAAACCATGCAGCGGAATTGGATTGGCAAATCAAACGGTACCGAGATCATTTTCGGAATCGATAAGCACGACGGTCTGATTACCGTGTTTACCACCCGTCCTGATACGTTGTACGGTGTAACCTATCTGGTATTGGCGCCGGAACACCCCGTGATTGAACGAATTACCCGCAAATCGAAGAAAAAAGCAGAAATTCAAGCATTTATTGAAGAAGTCCGCAAGAAGTCAGAGATTGAACGGACATCGGTGGATTCTGAAAAAATTGGCATGTTTACAGGTGAATATGCGATTCATCCCAAAACGGGTGATCCGGTTCCCATCTGGATCGCAAACTATGTATTGCCCGATTATGGAACAGGTGCGGTCATGGGCGTACCGGCACACGATCAGCGGGATTTTGAGTTTGCGACCAAATACAACCTGCCGATTCGGGTTGTGATTCAGCCGGAAGCTGGTGAATTGCAGCTTCCTCTGACGCAAGCTTATACGGAAGATGGTCGATTGGTTGACTCTGACAAATTTACCGGTTTGCCCAATTTGGAAGCGATCGACGTCATTTCCGCCAATTTGGAGCAAGAAGGCAAAGGGGAACGGAAAACTTCCTACCGTTTGCGCGACTGGCTGATCTCTCGCCAGCGCTATTGGGGATGTCCGATTCCAATTGTGTATTGTGACAATTGCGGTACGCAGCCAGTACCAGAAGATCAACTGCCGGTTCTTCTGCCTGAACAGGTCGAGTTTGAAGTGGCGGGTAAATCTCCATTGGCAACGAACGAAAACTTTGTTCATACCACATGTCCTTCTTGCGGCGGCCATGCAATCCGCGAAACGGATACGATGGATACGTTTATCGATTCTTCCTGGTACTATATGCGGTATCCGTCTGCCAAAAAGAATGACGGACCGTTTGATACCGACGTGGTAAACCGATGGCTGCCGGTTGACAAGTATATCGGTGGCATTGAACATGCTGTGCTGCATTTGCTGTATTCCCGCTTTTTCACAAAAGTGCTGTTCGACGCCGGTCTGGTCAATTTTGAAGAGCCGTTTGAAAGTCTTTTGACCCAGGGCATGGTGATCAAAGAAGGCGCCAAAATGTCCAAATCAAAAGGAAATGTGGTCTCACCGGAAGACATTGTCAACAAATATGGTGCCGATACAGCCAGACTGTTTATTCTATTTGCGGCGCCCCCCGATCGGGACTTGGAATGGAACGACCAGGCGGTTGAGGGTGCATACCGGTTCCTGGGTCGAGTATTCCGCCTTGTTGATACACATTCGGCTCTGTTTGCCAACCGGCCGGCCATAAATGTGACCGGATCTGATGAGAAAAGACTATGGCAGCAAACTCATTATGCGATTAAAAAAGTAACAGAAGACATCAGTGAGCGCTATCAATTCAACACGGCGATTTCTGCCGTTATGGAATTGGTAAACGCGGTATACGCGTATCCGGAAACAGCAGATAAAGGTGTCAAGCTGAATGCGATCCAAACTGTAATTTTGCTGCTTTCCCCGATTGTGCCGCATATTACGGAAGAGTTGTGGCGGATGGTCGGACACACGGACAGCGTGCATCAACAAGACTGGCCCGTTTTTGATCCGGCCGCTCTGGTTCAGGACGAAATCGAATACGCTGTGCAGGTAAACGGCAAATTGCGTGATCGAATTGTCGTTTCAAAAGACACGGCAGAGGACGAAATTAAGGAACTTGCGATGAAGTCCGATAAAGTCAGTGAAGCGATGGCGGGCAAACCGATCAAGAAATGTATCGTAGTCCCCGGTAAACTGGTCAACATTGTAGTTTGACAGAATTTGGGCATAATGAATGGTATCGACAACAAAGGAAGGATGAGAACATGGTTCCGAATGTTGGCGAACCGGCCCCCGAGTTTGAACTGTCTTGGACACGCGGCAAGCAGAAAGTCAGATTATCTGATTACCGCGGTCGAAAAATGATATTGCTGGCGTTTTTTCCGCTGGCGTTTACACCTGGCTGAATTACGGAACTGGCCCTCTGGAAGAGGGATTACCAGCGGATTCAAGAAGCGGGTGCGGAAGTGCTGGCTGTTAGTGTCGATCAAATTTATTCGCTCAATGTGTTCAATGCGTCACTCGGCATGCTTCCGTATCCTCTGTTGTCCGATTGGCATCGGACAACTGCCAAAATGTACGGAGTTCTGGATGAGCAGATGCAGGTGGCAAAACGAAGCGTTTTTGTGATTGATCAACAGGGCGTCATCCGTTATCGAAATTTGCAGTTCAAAGCGCAGGAACAGTCGGATTACGAGACAGTGCTGCAGCAATTGGAGCAAGTATCCGCCGTTCAGAAATAGGAAATACCGCATAGGGCCGCTGACAGCGGCCCTAACTATTAGCAAAACCAATATCCCCTAAGAATCACCAATACACTCTTCGCGTGACTCCGTATCTAGGTACAACTGCGCGGTACCCGGGCGCATATCCTCCTGCCCGGTATCCCCAGCTGCCCCAAGCCGCCGCCCAGAGACCGAGAATCAATGCCCAAGCGATTAACCACCAGGCTGCAAACCAAACAGGCGCCGCGTTTACATCATCAGGCGCAGAATTGGCCTCCTGCTGGATGGAGGCATCTGCGTGTTGCACAACCAATTCGTCTGCATTGGCGGCAGCGTGAACGGGACCCAAAGGACGGACAATGATTCCGTCATCCGTAACCGAATGGAGTACACCGTGGTAAATCTTCCCGTCCTTATGGCGGACTGCAACATTCTTTCCTACCAAACCTTTTGCGCGTTGCTGAATGTTCATTGATTGTTCACCACCTCTTCGTAAGGATGATGTATTAACAGATTTGGTTTCAATGATTTGCGTAAAGAGAAAGCCGGAAGTGGGCTTCCGGCTTTCCGGTGTTTTTCAATCTTAGTAGGCTCCTCCGCCTGCACCGTATCCGTAGCCAGGAACGAGCAGGAAGAAGAGAACAAAGATGATCAAGAATACAACTGCCCAGCGGGTATATCCTCCAAATACTCCGTACATGAAAAGCCCCCCTTTTTTTTCAAAGATGGTATACGGTATGAGGCAGATACTTGCTTCGGAACGGTATTCGTCCATCCTGCCTCCCCATTTGAGTATTTCTGTTGACGTGACATGAAAAACGCCCCCTATTTCGCTGCACGCGCCAATCACTTGTGAAGATTACCAGTAAAAAAGTGATTCTATATGTGCTACAGTTAAAGGTATGTATGCCAAATAACCTTTCATAAGATCGTTGCAGATTTTATCTGAAAATGGGCTTGGAACTTAAGTTTGACCTTTGAGCTGGAAGTGAGGGGTGATTTGATGGCTTCCATTGACTTCACTGTACTGAAGGACGATCTTTTAGAAATCCTGGCATTTTCATATGATGGTACGTAACAGACGGCCAAGGTATTACATTATATGTCAATAAAGGACTTGAGCGGAATTTTCAAGCTTCCGCAGAGGAGTTGATTGGCAGAAATGTTGCCGTTAGACCTTCGGTAGCCCTGAAGGTACTGCAAGAACGTAAAAGGGTAACGATGATCCAGGAAACGAAGTTTGGGAAACGTGTTATGGCTACTGGAAATCCCATTTTTGATAGTGAAGGAAATATTAAACGGGTTGTGTGTAATTCGAGAGATATTACCGAACTGCTGACGTTAAAAGAACAATTGAAAGAAATAGAGGCACAGGTAGAACGTTATCGTTCAGAATTGCTCGAACTCCGCGAAAATGTTACCGATATTCCGGGACTGATTACGAAAAGCGAAGTAATGAAGAGAACTGTAAACCTAATTCATAAATTGGGTAAAGTAGATTCAACGGTGTTAATTCAAGGTCAATTTAATGGACAAAGAAGTTAAGGCCGGACATGTAACGCTTGAAGAAGCTTAAGAAATTGTACGCCAAGAGATTCTTGGCAAAAAAGGGGCAGATAATAAACGCCCAATGAATCCACGTTATGTTATCGGTCAGAGAGGATATATTTTTGCTGTCAATAAGAATGCGATATCCGTAATGAACCCTTCCATTGAGGGACAAGATCTTACGAATCTGAAAACGGAAGATGGAGTCATGCTGGGTCAGGAACTTGTTCAAACAGGAACAAATGGCGGCGGGTCTTTTTCATATATGTGGCCTAACCCCATTACCAAAGCAGTAGAATCAAAAATTACTTATGTGGAAGCGGAGCCGAACTGGGGTTGGATTGTAGCCGCAGGGGCTTATTTAAGTGAGTTCAACCAGGGAGCCAATCAGGTTCTATACCTTCTTCTTATTACTTTAGGAATTGCCCTCATAATTGGGGCTGCTGTTGTTTGGCTGTTTACGAATCATATTATGAAACCGATCTCACTGATGGTGGAGCAGGTCGAAAAGGTGTCCCACGGAGATTTAACCATTGAGTCGATATCGGTGAAAATTAAAGATGAAATTGGCCAATTGGCAAATGATTTTAATACTATGACAAGCAACTTGAAAAAATTGATTCGTCAAGTGGCGCTTTGTTCTGAACAAGTAGCTGCCTCATCGGAAGAGTTAACGGCAAGTGCCGAACAGTCCAATCAAGCAGCGGAAAACAATGCGGCGATTATACAGGAATTGGCGGAAGAATCTTCTCAATCGGCCAAAAAAATAGGGGAGTATGTGGTGACCATCCAATAAGGAATCCACAAAGCGGTTGAATCCATGGAAGCGGGCACGAAAGATGTAGCCGTAGGAATTGATGTGGTGAATACGGCGGGTGCCTCATTTGAACAGATTCAACAGTCCGTAGCGGAAGTGGCGACTCAAATCCAAGAGGTATCTGCGGCGATTCAACAACTGTCAGCAGGTGCGGAACAAGTGGTTCGGTCAATAGACCAGATCACAATGGTAGCAGAAAAGGCCGCAGCCGGCACACAGAATGTATCCGCATCGACTCAAGAACAATTGGCATCGATTGAATACGATCCAGAAGGAATTCAGTTTTAAGTAAATAATGAAAACCCTCTATCAAATGTATAGATAGAGGGTTTTCTGTGAGCGGTTAGCCGGATATCTGATTTTTCTCACGGTGGCGTTCCAGTGCCAGCCCGATCAATTCGTCCAATAGGTTTTCATAAGACAGTCCGGTCGCTTCCCATAACTTCGGGTACATGGAATACACGGTAAAACCGGGGAATGTATTGATCTCGTTGACGAGCAATCGTCCGGTTTCACGTTCCAGGAAAAAATCGACGCGCGAAAGACCTGACCCATCAATCGCCCGATACGCTTGAAGCGCCAATTTGCGTACTTCCGACATCTTTTGATCGGTCAATTCGGCCGGAATTATCAACTCTGATGTGCCGTTCACATATTTCGCGTTATAATCATAAAAATCTGCCTTCGGTACAATTTCGCCCGCAACCGATGCACGCGGCTCGTCGTTGCCAAGCACGGCCACTTCAATTTCACGTGCGTTGACCGCTTCTTCCACGACGATCTTTCGATCGTATCGGGCTGCTTCCCGCATGGCCAGAATCAAACTTTCACGATCTTTCGCTTTCGAGATTCCTACAGAAGAACCTAAATTGGCAGGCTTAACAAAGCAGGGGAAACCCAACTCCCTCTCAATATCGCTTAGGATGGACTCGGAGTTTTGCTCCCAATGATGACGCAGATACACCTTGTATTTGCACTGCGGCAGTCCGGCGTGGGCAAAAGCTGACTTCATCATTGCCTTGTCCATGCCTACAGCGGACGCAAGCACACCGGCGCCTACATAAGCAACGTCCAGCAGTTCAAACAATCCCTGGACGGTTCCGTCTTCTCCATGCGGACCATGCAAGACCGGAATAATCACGTCGACTGATCGAAGGGAGGAGTCGGGCAAAAAATTGCCATTCTCCGAGGGGACCGCTGTCGATCCCACAAGAATCCTTTTTCTTAAGGAATCGGGAATCTCTGCTCCTAATTCTTCAAAAGAGCTGAGTCCCACATGCCAAACGCCCTGCTTGCTGATTCCGATTGGCAGAATATCGTATTTTTCGCTGTTGAGATTTTCCATTACAGATCGGGCCGAATGAATCGACACTTCGTGTTCGCCCGACTGGCCTCCGAATATAACACCCACCCGGATTTTTTGCGACAAAAAAAGTCACTCCTCTCCTGTTGTACAAAGAAAAAAAGCCCCACTAGGGAGGCGTACTTGCATCAGCGGCTTTCGCCGTCCGTTGCGGACAGGTCCCGCAGTTGTTGACGAAACTGCCGGTATTCCTCCAAGCATTCTGGATATTGTTCAAAAAACAGCACAAGGCTTTTCAAGCTATCCATCGTGCTCGGGCTAACGTGGTGTTCAATGCCTTCCACGTCTTTTTCGATTGTTTTCTCCGAAACGTCCAGCATGCGGAGAAACATCTCCAACATCCTATGCCGCTGCTTCATTAAATGGCCCATTTGTTCGCCGCGCTGGGTTAAAATAATGCCACGATATTTTTCGTAGGTGACATAGTTTTGTTCGTCCAGTTTTTGAATCATTTTGGTGACGGAGGAAGGCTGTACCGACAATGATGAAGCAATGTCAGACACTCGAGCATAGCCTTTTTCTTTCATCAGTTCGTAGATCTTCTCCAGGTAATCTTCCATGCTGGGTGTTAACATTGCGCTTCCTCACTTTCGAATCCTATCTCAATTCATTGTACTATGGAACTGAATCGGGTTGCAAATTCGCAACCTTTTTAAAACAAGGCATATAGTCAGAAAAACTGATGATAAGCACATCACAAAGAACGATGAGGGAAAATAAATCAGCCCCGTTCTATAGTATGAACGGAGCTCTTAAATAAACATTTCTGATTATCAGCAGTGACATACTCCCGTATCGAGCGATGGGACCACACTGATATCATATACCATGACAGTTTGCCAATCCACCATAATCATGTGAAGGGGAGATTTTGATGCTTACTTTAACAGAGAAGGCAGCAGATAAAGTAAAAAACTTGCTTGCAGACAAAGAACAGGGAGTTGCTCTCCGTGTGTTTATCAAGCCGGGAGGATGCAGCGGATTTTCTTACGGTATGGCGTTGGATTCAGCCAAGAGTGATAACCAAGTTCTGGTGGAAAACGGTGTCCGGGTACTGGTTGATCCACAAAGTGCGAGGTTTTTGAGCGGTGCCGTAGTGGATTATGTGGATTCCATTATGGAAGCCGGTTTTAAAATCTCCAATCCAAATGCTGTGTCTACGTGCGGCTGCGGCAGCTCCTTCCGTACTTCGGAGGAAGCGGGAAAGCCAGGAGCTTGCTGCTAAGCAGCCCATAAGCTTTCGATAAAGACGACTGTGCAATTCCGCAGGCCGTCTCGCGTATGAGAGATGCAGAAAATCTTGCAATAACTAATGATTATATGCTTGATAATTATTTATTATTAGGTTACGATACAGGTGTCAACCGAAATACCCAAGCGCAAGAACAGAGGGGGTTCTTGCGCCTCTTGGGTTAATTTTGCAATCCATTTACATAGGGAGGGTTACAAATGCCGTTAGTAGGACAAAAAGCACCCGATTT
The sequence above is a segment of the Effusibacillus dendaii genome. Coding sequences within it:
- a CDS encoding HesB/IscA family protein: MLTLTEKAADKVKNLLADKEQGVALRVFIKPGGCSGFSYGMALDSAKSDNQVLVENGVRVLVDPQSARFLSGAVVDYVDSIMEAGFKISNPNAVSTCGCGSSFRTSEEAGKPGACC
- a CDS encoding methyl-accepting chemotaxis protein; translation: MHKAVESMEAGTKDVAVGIDVVNTAGASFEQIQQSVAEVATQIQEVSAAIQQLSAGAEQVVRSIDQITMVAEKAAAGTQNVSASTQEQLASIEYDPEGIQF
- a CDS encoding LSm family protein — encoded protein: MNIQQRAKGLVGKNVAVRHKDGKIYHGVLHSVTDDGIIVRPLGPVHAAANADELVVQHADASIQQEANSAPDDVNAAPVWFAAWWLIAWALILGLWAAAWGSWGYRAGGYAPGYRAVVPRYGVTRRVYW
- the mntR gene encoding transcriptional regulator MntR yields the protein MLTPSMEDYLEKIYELMKEKGYARVSDIASSLSVQPSSVTKMIQKLDEQNYVTYEKYRGIILTQRGEQMGHLMKQRHRMLEMFLRMLDVSEKTIEKDVEGIEHHVSPSTMDSLKSLVLFFEQYPECLEEYRQFRQQLRDLSATDGESR
- a CDS encoding D-alanine--D-alanine ligase codes for the protein MSQKIRVGVIFGGQSGEHEVSIHSARSVMENLNSEKYDILPIGISKQGVWHVGLSSFEELGAEIPDSLRKRILVGSTAVPSENGNFLPDSSLRSVDVIIPVLHGPHGEDGTVQGLFELLDVAYVGAGVLASAVGMDKAMMKSAFAHAGLPQCKYKVYLRHHWEQNSESILSDIERELGFPCFVKPANLGSSVGISKAKDRESLILAMREAARYDRKIVVEEAVNAREIEVAVLGNDEPRASVAGEIVPKADFYDYNAKYVNGTSELIIPAELTDQKMSEVRKLALQAYRAIDGSGLSRVDFFLERETGRLLVNEINTFPGFTVYSMYPKLWEATGLSYENLLDELIGLALERHREKNQISG
- the leuS gene encoding leucine--tRNA ligase, whose protein sequence is MSERKYAPGEIEKKWQEQWETNGIYKTKEATDNPYFYCLEMFPYPSGRLHMGHVRVYSIGDVVARFKRMQGFNVLHPMGWDAFGMPAENAAIKNKSHPAPWTYDNIDFMRKQQKELGVSYDWDLEVTTCRPDYYKWTQWLFLLFYKRGLAYKKKGAVNWCPECATVLANEQVEEGCCWRCGTEVVKKDLEQWYLRITDYAERLLTDLDKLSGWPERVKTMQRNWIGKSNGTEIIFGIDKHDGLITVFTTRPDTLYGVTYLVLAPEHPVIERITRKSKKKAEIQAFIEEVRKKSEIERTSVDSEKIGMFTGEYAIHPKTGDPVPIWIANYVLPDYGTGAVMGVPAHDQRDFEFATKYNLPIRVVIQPEAGELQLPLTQAYTEDGRLVDSDKFTGLPNLEAIDVISANLEQEGKGERKTSYRLRDWLISRQRYWGCPIPIVYCDNCGTQPVPEDQLPVLLPEQVEFEVAGKSPLATNENFVHTTCPSCGGHAIRETDTMDTFIDSSWYYMRYPSAKKNDGPFDTDVVNRWLPVDKYIGGIEHAVLHLLYSRFFTKVLFDAGLVNFEEPFESLLTQGMVIKEGAKMSKSKGNVVSPEDIVNKYGADTARLFILFAAPPDRDLEWNDQAVEGAYRFLGRVFRLVDTHSALFANRPAINVTGSDEKRLWQQTHYAIKKVTEDISERYQFNTAISAVMELVNAVYAYPETADKGVKLNAIQTVILLLSPIVPHITEELWRMVGHTDSVHQQDWPVFDPAALVQDEIEYAVQVNGKLRDRIVVSKDTAEDEIKELAMKSDKVSEAMAGKPIKKCIVVPGKLVNIVV
- a CDS encoding redoxin domain-containing protein, with protein sequence MVPNVGEPAPEFELSWTRGKQKVRLSDYRGRKMILLAFFPLAFTPGUITELALWKRDYQRIQEAGAEVLAVSVDQIYSLNVFNASLGMLPYPLLSDWHRTTAKMYGVLDEQMQVAKRSVFVIDQQGVIRYRNLQFKAQEQSDYETVLQQLEQVSAVQK
- a CDS encoding methyl-accepting chemotaxis protein, encoding MNPRYVIGQRGYIFAVNKNAISVMNPSIEGQDLTNLKTEDGVMLGQELVQTGTNGGGSFSYMWPNPITKAVESKITYVEAEPNWGWIVAAGAYLSEFNQGANQVLYLLLITLGIALIIGAAVVWLFTNHIMKPISLMVEQVEKVSHGDLTIESISVKIKDEIGQLANDFNTMTSNLKKLIRQVALCSEQVAASSEELTASAEQSNQAAENNAAIIQELAEESSQSAKKIGEYVVTIQ